In the Pecten maximus chromosome 5, xPecMax1.1, whole genome shotgun sequence genome, ATgttttaaatgtacatattcaTTCACAGGGAACTATATGATGTTAGAATCGATATGGTACAGTGCTATCAAACTGAAATCAGACGTGAGTGGCGTTTTTGTGTTCCTGTAAGATATGTCATGTTTACTGACCCACCTGCTCGAGTATTGAGATGGGTTTACCACCCAGGCTGGGCACGAGACGGAGTCACGAGAAATGTGTTATCATACTGATAATAAGTGTCAACGTAAAATCACGATGATAGTAGCCGTGCATGATCACGCTTGTCACGTTCTGCTCAAATCAATGATCAGATTCATTTTGCTtaattgttatcaatattacatGAAAACCGTGCCTCATTCATTGTCTgggttttaattgtacataTAGTGATATTATCGCCTTCTAGCTTCgcgctagggggaatttcccttaaaatagctcagtcggtaccacttgtaaacaaaatgtatCTTACAACACACACTATGCATTTGTGGCACTGTAAGATGACATGCAATTTACCGATTTGatataaacttttatttattCCATTAGATATGCACATAATACAAAAATTAATTGAACATCATTATTTAAACACCATTCTCGTTTTCATCCATTCCATTTTATCCGTGTAAGTGTAAATCAGTATTTATAGCATAAAACGTTATATGATAACGACATATTGATGTCATAATATCTAAACGAAAACACAActctaaaaaataattgattttcagCGATTCCTGTTGTTCATTGCTTTATAACCATGCTGTTTTCCCAAGTTGTCGCGGTTACTTTGGAGACAGAGACAGATTATGTATGTGTCGGAGGTTTGTAAGCCTAGAGAAGGTAGTAGTCCTCCCTCTGACGTCGACACTGACAATGACGTCAGCCACCGTATCGGCCACTCTGAGTACATGATACAAAACACCATTGGTCTGGTCAAATCCATTAAATATTGATCCTCCATAGTATCGCTCAAATACACCTGGAACAAGCATACAAAATGTTGTGATACTGCTGCTGGGAAAttcgttaaaataaaaaagaaacttAATCCATTGCATAGAGACATTAACGCATTTGTCCTATGTCTGTGCCTACCTGGTGGGGAGATCTGGAAGAGTGGCATCACTGTACCTAACACAGGGTCGATCCTAATCAGACTCCATGCTGGCCTCTTCTCGGAGTACGAACCCTCAGGTGCCACAGCATATAAAAAGGCTGtagatagatatatacaaatatgattATTGGAGTTCCTACCTTGAGAGTCATACACAACGGGGAGTCATACAAACATTGGAGTCATACACAACATGGAGTCATACACAACGGGGAGTCATACACAACGGGGAGTCATACACAACGGAGAGTCATACACAACATGGAGTCATACACAACGGGGAGTCATACACAACGGGGAGTCAAACACAACGGGGAGTCATACACAACGGAGAGTCATACACAACATGGAGTCACACACAACGGAGAGTCATACACAACAGGGAGTCATACACAACGGAGAGTCATACACAACATGGAGTCATACACAACGGGGAGTCATACACAACGGGGAGTCATACACAACGGAGAGTCATACACAACATGGAGTCACACACAACGGAGAGTCATACACAACGGGGAGTCATACACAACGGGGAGTCAAACACAACGGGGAGTCATACACAACAGGGAGTCATACACAACGGGGAGTCATacacaacagtgtctaccagaATTAACCTATTATCAACGACATCAATGAACGCTGTGTGGAGAGGGCGAGGGGTGAGAGTGGACAGGGGAGGGGtcgatggggggggggggggggggggatgggtTAGAGGGGGGGGGATAGAGAGGGGGGAGGTAGAGAGGGCATGGGTTCTCCTGTTTCTTATGTCTCCTTTGTTGGCGCTCGGGCACAAGCAACATTCATTGGAGCATTGGAATCGAGCATATCTTATTCGAGGTTTCTCCAATTATGTAAGCAAACACTTGAAGAACCCATTTTCTTCAGGCCATGATGTGCCAGAAGCATGCTATTCATATAATAATAGGCCTTCAGATAAGAAATTGGCTGCAATTTCAACAATCCTCTATTGTAAGATGCATTTATGTCAAAATTAAAGTCTTcggtgctttatcaaaattgtgaatttcattaaaTTACCATGGGCTTCACCTTAACTGAGGTAACCGTTCAGACCATTGTTACTATTAACTCCTGGTTCGATATAACAGAAGCGGTAAACATCtatgatataaaacacaccGACAGGTAACAcgaatataacatttcattgtCCTTCTTCATCCAATAAAGTGATTCATCAGTGTtcatgtattacattatgtagtATAATAATACTGTAGTTTGTATACTCGGATGTCCTTTCTGAAGTTAAAGGTAAAGCTTTATTGATGTTAACGCGGAAACAGACACCATTAAACGACTAGAATGATATGACTGTATCAGAAATAAGAGTGCTACTCTATACTCACGTGTCTGTGGTCCAGGACGGTAGACGTGGATCGACATAAACGTGTAGTCTGATTTTTGAACTGGCACCATTTTGATAAAAGATCTGAAgcaaatacaataaatcatcaatatCCCTCGCCAAATCTATTCATATCttattttcttcaaatgaaGGTCTAGGCAAAGCAAACTTTAAAAGATATGGCAAATACAACAACCATAGCAAAAACGAAGGTTAGTTGGTTCATATATCTATCAAAATGCTTCAGGAAGCAAAAATAACAGACATCCGGGCTGATACCTGCCCTATATTTTACAGCCGATTAGATTTACTTTTGTGCCGCCAAAGGGCTTCTTTTATGTCTAAAATTACAAAGATATTGGATATCTGctatatttcataattatttcCAGAAAAATGCGCCAGCTATTCGTATACAGCTTTCgattttatgataatatatctGAAAAATAGAGAATAAATGTGGGTGAAACCCCAAAATTTAAATGACGCTTCAGCTGTATTTAATTAACAGTTGTATGAAACGAGATTACACGTACTGGTTGAAGAAGTTGTAGACATATATTCTGGCGTCCAAAGTATCGGGGGTATTTTCGTTACCCATCAGAACAAACAACTCTCCCGAGACTCGGTCCATGCTTGCCCACTGGAAGTTCACGAACAGGTTTTCAGTGTCCGGACTCCTGTAAATCTGTTTGTACACCAAGCCAGTTCCTGGTACGTATGTTATCTGACCAAGGATGAAGTGGAATGTGCCTAACACAAAAATAGCAATAATGATAGGCGAGTTAATACCCAATTATGTTAAATGGTCAACCGTTAAATCgtgtatgaaatttaaattatttgCATGACATAAttagaaattttaaaacatttttaataacGTTTTTTTAATCTATAGTTAAACGTCATACGGGTAAATAAAGTTCACAGGAACAGTTCGGCAACGCAGGATTGTAATATTGGGTACATTGGTAACGGTCAGTCGGTCTGAATCTTAACTTTCATTAAAAAACATTGAAGTTGAAAACAATTGGTGACTCATCATATCTGGGATCAGATTGGTCGTTGTGACATGTGTTTGACCTACCTGGTTTCTCCTTATTCTCTTGGATGCCAAAAGAGACGTATGTTCGTGGTTTTACATATTCTAGGGCATTGATTGGGACGCCGTCAAAGCCGTGGAGGGCCGTGGTGAGTTCCAGCTTTCCATTATTTGTGAATATCACCATGACTTCACTAGCTACATTATCCATGGAACCACCATGATGATAAATTGTCAGCATTTCCGATTGTGTAGGATTAAGAGCCGCAATGCCATCCATAAGAAAATTTGGCTGCTGGAATGCGGCTCGTCTTGAGGAACGTGTTAAGTCAACTCCAATATTAAACTCGTTTAGCGGCTGTACTACTCCTAAGTCCAATGATACATTGACAAAGTGCAAACGATCCGGTTCAAATTCGTTATAGGCAAGTCCTTGTAGATTAAAAGAAGCATCAGCGTATTCATGCATTGGATACTCCATTTGAAGTTCTGTTGCCTTCTGCAGTGTTCTGAAGTTTGGATCAAATGGAGCCGACATCCTGGTTTTGTGGAATGGACCACTGGATTTGGTGATTTTAACATCAGCACATTGATAGAAAATTGTCTCTCCGGCTTTATGAGATTGATAGCGGGCTCGTATGACGCAGTGGTCACATTGGATGTTTGGTGCCGTCTGCAAGACAATCCgattaaaaatatgaaaatagacACAAGCTGAGACAAAAGCACTTCGCCGAATAAAAATGTTACCTCAGCAGTACTTGTTGTTTTATCAATTCGATTATCAAATATCCATTACGACGTAACGACTGTCGTTCTAACTCAGTTAATGATACCCTAACACATACCAACGATACGGAAAccaaacaaatataacaaatatccaTTACGTCGTAACGGCTGTCGTTCTAATTCAGTTAATGATACCCTAACACATACCAACGATACGGAAACCAAACACATATAACAAATATCCATTACGCCGTAACGACTGTCGTTCTAATTCAGTTAATGATACCCTAACACATACCAACGATACGGAAACCAAAcacatataaaaaaagttatcAATTAATTAACCAAATCTTATCAGATATCCTATGTAATCTTATAGGATATATCATCTAAATCATAAGATAATCATATAATAAACAAGATATCTTAGTAGTATCTAATTTGGTTCAGGACTGAATCAACATAGCTCCATGGACAACTTGGTTTGCCATACATATTGGTTAAGGCGATTTTATTACACAGAAAAGGAAAGATGATAGCCTTTAAATCAAATTGGCGTTTGTCGCGAAAATTGGTTGTCATAAGAATATTGTGCTTACTGAAGCTAAATATCAAGAAGGAAAAGGAAATGTTTCACCCTGCTGTCCTTATACGTTCCAAATGAGTATGGTCCCGCTGGACACATATTTACTTCTGATCTATTATGGCGTGAAGCTACATGAACTTTTCATAACGGATTCAAAAGAACACACTTTTACTTTGAAGTTAGATGAACAACATGGCCAATAGTCTTTGTTTAGTTATATAGATTACCGGAAATTCCATGAGAACAAATCATGTCATTCCATTGGCCGACCTGTTTTCTCTTCTAACGAGGCTGAATCTATTGAAGTCATTCATTTTCTATTTAGAATTTATCTGTgcttatttcaaaatttatttacaCGGGATGATTATTACCAAGCCTTATAAACTATTTACTAGTAACAAGATAGTAATATCACCATTTCTGTATTAGATACTCAAGGGCTTAATTAAATATCACGACTTCAGCTTAGATACTCAAGGGCTTAATTAATCCGTTTAGATACTCAAGGTCTTACTTAGATATCACAACTTCGTTTAGATACTCAAGGGCTTAATTAGATATCACAACTTCCGTTTAATAGCACAACTTCCGTTTAGATACTCCAGGGCTGAGTTATATAAAATAGCTTCCGTTAGATACTCAATGGCTCAATTAAAAATATTACGACTTCCGTTTAGATACTCCAGGGCTTAACTAGATGTCACAACTTCAGTTTAATATCACAACTTCCGTTTAGATACTCCAGGGCTGAGTTAGATATAATAGCTTCCGTTAGATACTCAATGgcttaattaaaaatattacgACTTCCGTTTAGATAATCCAGGGCTTAACTAGATATAATGGCTTCAGACAAGATAATATAGAGCATACTAGAATGTCACAAGACCTGGGTATTAAATACATAGATGGTGCATATACAGTCAAATTGTCCTAACGAGACACTCAGTAGAACCAAGCAAAAAGTgtcttaataaataaatgtcTAATATAGAGATTATCAATTTGGACCAAGTAGAGTGGATGTTGTTAAATATGGGCCAAGCTGAAGTAAATACCAAGTTACGGTCATATTGATATTCAACTcaattattataatgtattcaGCACATTACATACCATTGTACTTTAGCAATTGAAGTGTAATGTATAACTTTAATGTTGTAGACTTACAATGACTGCTGTGTAGTTTTGTTGGTGATCCTGTGCGAAGACGTATTTGTCAGGGACAAACGACAGGAGGGTGAAGTTGTCACTGTCTACTGGTGCAATGCTGATGTCCATAAACCCTGAAGTAGATATTCGAAATGACTAAAATTTGATCAGACACTACGTGCAATTATGTACTAGTGGCTAGAACATAGATTAAAACATTAGTCTACAATCGCCATCAAATATAACCAAACACCAACTCAATCATATTATTCCTTCGATTTTAATTGAGGACTTCAAGCTAGAGATATTATCATAGAAAACAAACTAAGAAAACCTAGCAATCATCGTCTGCACTTAATAGGATAATTTAATAACTAATCTGAagttttctgatgttttatatgGGTTAGTCGGCTTACAGAAGGTTTTTCATAAAAGACCCAATAAAACTCAGGAATTTTCGGATTATTCTTCGACCTACCTGGGTACCCGACTTCGTAGTGGTTAAAATTCTGTTGccattttataaacatttgttgCCCTCCCGCAATTATCTGTAGATTGCTGGTCTCTGCTGGCATCCCTCCGCACGGGGCACCGTGTCGAAAACATGTGTGGCTTCCCGCCTAGAGAATGTGCATGTaatgaatattatattattttgtacgATGTAAAGTTAGTTATGTCCTATTTCCACTAGTCTGATTTA is a window encoding:
- the LOC117327830 gene encoding uncharacterized protein LOC117327830; this translates as MKMLCVQLLLLLCLLNTCQSHLCLISPRQRGDMDITSAGSHTCFRHGAPCGGMPAETSNLQIIAGGQQMFIKWQQNFNHYEVGYPGFMDISIAPVDSDNFTLLSFVPDKYVFAQDHQQNYTAVITAPNIQCDHCVIRARYQSHKAGETIFYQCADVKITKSSGPFHKTRMSAPFDPNFRTLQKATELQMEYPMHEYADASFNLQGLAYNEFEPDRLHFVNVSLDLGVVQPLNEFNIGVDLTRSSRRAAFQQPNFLMDGIAALNPTQSEMLTIYHHGGSMDNVASEVMVIFTNNGKLELTTALHGFDGVPINALEYVKPRTYVSFGIQENKEKPGTFHFILGQITYVPGTGLVYKQIYRSPDTENLFVNFQWASMDRVSGELFVLMGNENTPDTLDARIYVYNFFNQSFIKMVPVQKSDYTFMSIHVYRPGPQTPFLYAVAPEGSYSEKRPAWSLIRIDPVLGTVMPLFQISPPGVFERYYGGSIFNGFDQTNGVLYHVLRVADTVADVIVSVDVRGRTTTFSRLTNLRHIHNLSLSPK